Sequence from the Candidatus Binatia bacterium genome:
AGGCACTTCTCGTGAGTCGCCAATTCTTCGTCCAGCGAAATAGCCCGACTAAAAAAGGTATCCGCTCCGCCTGGAGCTGTCTTTTCGAAGAGCTTGACCTCTTCGGAAATGGGAACCCCGCGAATGTAGTTGGGCAGGTCGTCTTCGGTGATAATATTCCTTCCGGTTACCGCCACCGAATGCTCAATGATGTTTTCCAGCTCACGAATGTTTCCCGGGTAGCTGTAGTTCATCAGTTCCATCAGGGCCTCGCTAGAAACTTCTTCGACCTTTTTGCCCTGGACTCGAGAAAATTTTTCGACAAAAAAGTGCACCAATGAAGGGATGTCTTCTTTTCGGTTGCGCAAAGGAGGAAGGGTCACCTGGACGACGTTTAGACGGTAAAACAAGTCCTCTCGAAAGCGTCCCTTTTCAACCTCCTGCCTGAGGTCTCGATTTGAGGCCGAGATTACACGGACATCAACCTTAATCTGCTTGCTTCCACCGACCGGAGCGAAAGCCTTCTCTTGCAGGACTCGGAGCAGCTTGACTTGAAGGTGAAGCGGCAACTCGCCGACTTCATCGAGGAAGATCGTCCCCCCGTCTGCCTGTTTGAAGAGACCCATATGATCCGAGACCGCTCCCGTAAATGCCCCGCGCACGTGGCCGAAAAGCTCGCTCTCTATGAGATTCTCGGGAATTGCCCCGCAGTTGACGGCTACAAAGGGTTTTTCCTTGCGCGGTCCGTTCGAATGTATCGCGCGAGCTACCAGCTCTTTACCCGTACCGCTGTCGCCCGCGATCAAGACATTGGTGGTTGTGGTTGCAACCTTCTTGACAAGGCGATAAATATTTTCCACTCCGCCCCCACGGCCAACGACACCGTCAAACTGAAAATTGCTTGAAGGCTCTTCGCTGACCTGGTCGCGTAAGTCGCGTTCCCTAGCCTTGCGTATTTCTTCTCCCAGGCGAACTTTTTCCTCCAGTTCTTTCCGCTTGGTGACATCCTCAAAAATGCAAACATAACCGATCGCCTGCTCGCTCGGATCATTCAGGGGCGCAAGCGTTGACTTTAGATAAATGTTGCCTTTCCGCGCATCGGTAAATGCAAATTCATCCACGACGATTCTCTTTGCCTCGGATACTGCTCCATCAAAGTTGTAAGTAAGACCGGGAAAAATATCCGTGAGCTTCTTTCCTTTTACCGTCCCCTCCTGCAACGAGGTAAGGGTCTGGGCTCGAGGATTGAAGAAATTGATGTGGCCTTTAATATCGGTAATGGCTATGCCGCTCCCGACTCCTTGAATCAAGGCGTCTTTTAGCGCCTCCAGATCGTGATAATCTTTCTGTTTCTCTTTGAGTAGTTGTTCGGCCTCAAACACTTTCCGCGCAAGTAGCCCGCTGAGATAGGCGATAACAAAAAAAGCCGGCACATTAAGCATCAGGTTGCCAAGCAGCGGCCCAGCCTCGCCGAAGCCACTATAGCGGCTCCACAGTAGGAGGGCGCTATAACAGAAACTTGAAAAACCAGCCGTGATAAAGGCGCCGCGAAAAAATAATAAAATGGCGCCATTGATGATTGCCAGGTTGTAAAGGAAGGCAAACGGGCTTTGGCTATCTCCGGTGATGAGGACGATTCCGGTAACCAGGAGAACGTCAAAATCGATCTGTACGTGAGCGAAGACAACCGCATTTTTAAGCCAGCGAAGAACGAGTGCGGAAGCTATAGAGATAACGTACGCCGCGATGAGGGGAATCTGCAGGTAGCGGAACATCCCCGGGTCGCCGCCTTTGAAGAGATGCAAAAGCGCGGCGGCCCCCAAGAAAAATGAGAGGACGACTACCCTGAGAAAGAGCAGCCACTTGATCTTTCTGATCAGCTCTTTTTTTTCTTCGTCCAATTGTTTAGACTAGAGAGCCCAGTTGGAAGATCGGGAGATACATCGATATCACCAATCCACCGATAATGACTCCCAGAACAACCATAATAATCGGCTCCATAAGCGCGGTAAGGTTGGCCACGGCGCTATCGACTTCTTCCTCGTAAAACTCGGCTACCTTCTTGAGCAACGAATCCAGCGATCCAGTATTCTCGCCGATAGCGACCATCTGGCAGACCATGGGTGGAAAGATTTTGCTTTCTGCCATTGGCTCAGCAATAGTCTTTCCCTGGCTGATACTGATACGGCATTTCATGACCGCCTGTTCGACAACCTTGTTGCCAGCCGTTTTGGCCGTAATCGCAAGGCCATCGAGGATAGGCACGCCGGAGCTGAGCAGAATAGACATATTCTGGGAAAACCGGGCAACTGCGACTTTACGCACAAGATCGCCGATGACGGGCAATCTAAGCAAAAACCCATCGATAACCAATCTGCCGTTGTCCGTTTTATAGTACATACGTATGGCGACGATGATAGCGACGACCAGCGCGACGATATATAAGAAGTAAGCACGAAACCAGTTGCTTACGTTGATCGTCATCTGCGTCGGCAGCGGCAGTGCCTTACCCGCACCGCCGTAAAGCTCGCCGAAGACAGGGATAACGTAGAGGAGCAGGATCGTCACCACCGCCGCGGCGACGACGACGATCGTGCACGGGTAGATCATCGCCCCTTTGACCTTTCGCCTGAGCTTGGTCGCCTTTTCGATAAAAAGGGCGATTCGGTTAAGAATCGTGTTCAGGACACCTCCCGCCTCACCGGCGGCGACCATGTTGACGTAAAGATCATCGAAAACTTTGGGATGCTTCTTCAGGGCTTCAGCTAAAGTCGAGCCGCCCTCGACGTCCTGCTTGATGGTCTTAATGGTATTCCTGAAAAGTTTGTTCTCCGTTTGTTGGCTCAGGATATCCAGACCCTGAACGATCGGCAGGCCCGCGTCGATCATCGTGGCGAACTGGCGGGTAAATATCATCACGTCGTGGTCCTTGATCTTCGCGCCCAAGCCCGGAATGGTGATCTCCCGGTCGAGCCCCTTCCCTTTCTCCCGAATCCGCGTCGGTACGGGTTGAATTCGCTGGCTTCTCAAACGCGACAGCACCGCCTGCTGATTCAGGGCGTCCATCTCGCCCTTCAGAGTCTTTCCCTGCGCCGTCTTTCCTTCCCAAACAAAAACTGGCATAAGTCCTCCGCTTAAAATTTTTTCGTCGCTCAAGTACCCAGAGCAAAAACCGAGCCGAACCCGCGATCGGAATCTGTTACCCGAACCGTCTCTTCTATGGTCGTAAGTCCGTCCCGAACTTTTTTGATAGCGCTTAATCTCAGCGTGCTCATTCCCAACTTCACTGCTTCCCGTTTGAGATCCGCGGCGGATACGCCGCGGAGAATTATTTCTTTGAGCGCGTCGTGCATCACCATCACTTCGTAAATCGCTATGCGTCCTTTATATCCGGTCTGGTTGCAGTTCGGACATCCCTGACCGCGAAAGGTCGGAAAGCCCGAGGCTACCTCTGCTGGATCGACACCGATATTGATGAGTATCTCCGCGCTGACTTCCACGGGCGTCTTGCAGCTGCCGCAAATCTTGCGCACCAACCTTTGCGCGACTATTAGATTGATGGAAGACGTAAGAAGAAACGACTCGACGCCCATATTGATCAAGCGATCCACGCTCGAGGGCGCGTCGTTCGTATGGAGGGTGCTCAGGACCAAGTGTCCGGTAAGGGCTGCCTTGACGGCGATTTGAGCCGTTTCAAGATCGCGGACTTCGCCGACCATAATGATGTCGGGGTCTTGGCGCAGAAAAGAACGAAGACAGCTTGCAAAATTTAGCCCGATTTCATCCCTAACCTGTACCTGATTCACGCCCATGATACTGTACTCGACCGGGTCTTCAGCGGTCGAGATATTCACATCAGCCTTGTTGAGCTCTGATAGGGCCGAGTACAGCGTGGTCGATTTCCCGCTCCCCGTCGGACCTGTGATGAGGATCATCCCGTAGGGTTTATAGATCGCCTCTTTAAAATCTTTTAAATTTTGCGTATCAAAACCGAGTTTCGCCATGTCCAGTTGCAGATTGGATTTGTCCAGCAACCTCATGACGATCTTCTCGCCAAAGAGCGTCGGGAGAACAGAAACACGGAGATCGAGCTCTTGCCCCTGACCCGATTTGAGCTTGATCCGGCCGTCTTGAGTCAACCGCCTCTCGGCGATATCCAGATTGGCCATGACTTTAATTCGCGAGATCATCGCGTTCTTCAATCTTTGCGGCGGAGTCATGATCTCTTGCAGCACTCCGTCCAACCGAAATCTTATACGGAAGACCTTCTCATAAGGCTCGAAGTGAATATCGCTGGCGCCGCGCTTTGATGCGTCAGCCAAAATGGCATTGACCAGCGTAACCACCGGAGCTTCCTGGGTCGCTTGCTGGAGTTCTTCGAGATTGATGTCCTCCTCGTCGCTAATGACCTCCATCTCGCGGTCGCCGAATCTCTTGAGCACTTCGTCATAGCTGGTGTTGCCGTACCGGCGTTGAAGAATGGTCCGGATTTCCGATGGTGAAGCGAGCACCGGTCTGACGCCGTAGCCGGTAATAAACTGAATTTCGTTGATAGCAATAAGATTCGTCGGGTCGGCGGTTGCTACGGTCAATGTGGAACCCAAAAGCTTCAGCGGTATGATCTGGTGCTTCTGGATGAGATCGGTGGGAACTAGATCGAAGATAGCTTGCGTTATATCAACGCTTTCGAGGGGGACCTTTTCGATGCCAAATTGTGCGGCGAGAAATTGGGTGAGGTTGTCTTCAGTCGTGAAACCAAGACGAACCAACTCCTGGATGACGTTTGAGCCGTTGTCTTGTTCTTTTTGCAGGGCCTGATTGAGTTGCTCCCGGGTGACCACGCCACCCCGAACCAATAACTCACCTAGGCGAGGTTCCATAAATTTACCAAGCGGTTCAGAGGGCGATTATCCTAGAAATGACCGTTATTGTCAATTTCCACCGCATGGCAACTTAACGGGTCGCGACGCCAAACTTTGAAACCGGACGGTTAGATTCAACGGAGCTATCGCTTCAAGGCAGCTTGAGCCGCCGCAAGCTTGGCAATGGGAACCCGAAACGCCGCACAACTGACGTAATCCAAGCCCACCTCATGACAAAAGGTGACAGACCTGGGATCGCCGCCGTGTTCGCCGCATATGCCGATCTCCAGCTTCTTCTTCACCTTCCGACCTTTTTCCACGCCGATGCGCATCAACTCGCCCACACCGCCCTGGTCGATGCTGACGAACGGATCTTCGGGATAGATCCCCTGCGCCACGTAACTGGGCAGGAACTTTCCTGCGTCATCGCGCGATAGCCCCAGGCAAGTTTGCGTCAAGTCGTTTGTTCCAAACGAGAAAAATTCCGCCTCGCGGGCAATCTCATCAGCAAAGAGACACGCTCGCGGCAACTCGATCATGGTGCCGACGAGGTAGCGGACCTTGACTCCATGAGTCTTCATAACCTCACGTGCGGCTTTCTCCACGATCTCACGCTGCAAGTGGAGCTCTTGACGGGTAGCAACCAAAGGAATCATGACTTCGGGGAAGGGATTTTTTCCTTCCCGTCGCAGTTCACAGGCGGCTTCGAAGATGGCCCTCGCTTGCATCTCGGTGATCTCTGGGT
This genomic interval carries:
- a CDS encoding sigma 54-interacting transcriptional regulator yields the protein MDEEKKELIRKIKWLLFLRVVVLSFFLGAAALLHLFKGGDPGMFRYLQIPLIAAYVISIASALVLRWLKNAVVFAHVQIDFDVLLVTGIVLITGDSQSPFAFLYNLAIINGAILLFFRGAFITAGFSSFCYSALLLWSRYSGFGEAGPLLGNLMLNVPAFFVIAYLSGLLARKVFEAEQLLKEKQKDYHDLEALKDALIQGVGSGIAITDIKGHINFFNPRAQTLTSLQEGTVKGKKLTDIFPGLTYNFDGAVSEAKRIVVDEFAFTDARKGNIYLKSTLAPLNDPSEQAIGYVCIFEDVTKRKELEEKVRLGEEIRKARERDLRDQVSEEPSSNFQFDGVVGRGGGVENIYRLVKKVATTTTNVLIAGDSGTGKELVARAIHSNGPRKEKPFVAVNCGAIPENLIESELFGHVRGAFTGAVSDHMGLFKQADGGTIFLDEVGELPLHLQVKLLRVLQEKAFAPVGGSKQIKVDVRVISASNRDLRQEVEKGRFREDLFYRLNVVQVTLPPLRNRKEDIPSLVHFFVEKFSRVQGKKVEEVSSEALMELMNYSYPGNIRELENIIEHSVAVTGRNIITEDDLPNYIRGVPISEEVKLFEKTAPGGADTFFSRAISLDEELATHEKCL
- the pilB gene encoding type IV-A pilus assembly ATPase PilB, with product MEPRLGELLVRGGVVTREQLNQALQKEQDNGSNVIQELVRLGFTTEDNLTQFLAAQFGIEKVPLESVDITQAIFDLVPTDLIQKHQIIPLKLLGSTLTVATADPTNLIAINEIQFITGYGVRPVLASPSEIRTILQRRYGNTSYDEVLKRFGDREMEVISDEEDINLEELQQATQEAPVVTLVNAILADASKRGASDIHFEPYEKVFRIRFRLDGVLQEIMTPPQRLKNAMISRIKVMANLDIAERRLTQDGRIKLKSGQGQELDLRVSVLPTLFGEKIVMRLLDKSNLQLDMAKLGFDTQNLKDFKEAIYKPYGMILITGPTGSGKSTTLYSALSELNKADVNISTAEDPVEYSIMGVNQVQVRDEIGLNFASCLRSFLRQDPDIIMVGEVRDLETAQIAVKAALTGHLVLSTLHTNDAPSSVDRLINMGVESFLLTSSINLIVAQRLVRKICGSCKTPVEVSAEILINIGVDPAEVASGFPTFRGQGCPNCNQTGYKGRIAIYEVMVMHDALKEIILRGVSAADLKREAVKLGMSTLRLSAIKKVRDGLTTIEETVRVTDSDRGFGSVFALGT
- a CDS encoding type II secretion system F family protein, with the translated sequence MPVFVWEGKTAQGKTLKGEMDALNQQAVLSRLRSQRIQPVPTRIREKGKGLDREITIPGLGAKIKDHDVMIFTRQFATMIDAGLPIVQGLDILSQQTENKLFRNTIKTIKQDVEGGSTLAEALKKHPKVFDDLYVNMVAAGEAGGVLNTILNRIALFIEKATKLRRKVKGAMIYPCTIVVVAAAVVTILLLYVIPVFGELYGGAGKALPLPTQMTINVSNWFRAYFLYIVALVVAIIVAIRMYYKTDNGRLVIDGFLLRLPVIGDLVRKVAVARFSQNMSILLSSGVPILDGLAITAKTAGNKVVEQAVMKCRISISQGKTIAEPMAESKIFPPMVCQMVAIGENTGSLDSLLKKVAEFYEEEVDSAVANLTALMEPIIMVVLGVIIGGLVISMYLPIFQLGSLV